One Candidatus Nitrososphaera evergladensis SR1 genomic window, ATCTCCCTCCCGTCTTCGACAAACCAGCGCTGGACCGGTTTTGCGCTCTTGCCGATTGCCGCATTGATTCCTTCAAGGTCGCTGTCTGAAAGGGCGCTTGTGAACCTCTCTACAAAAACAATGTCGCATTTTTTCAATACCTGTACCGCTTCGAGGCTCAGCCCCCTGTGGCCGCTTATGCCTGCGCCTACCAACCAGAGCATATGAGGGGTAGAGCGTGGCGGCGCCTATATGATTTGTTACTTGCCTTTTTTGCCGTCGCCGTTTTGCTGCTTGCGGATGTGGTGTATGCGCGACATGTGAAAGAGCGCCCTGCTGAACACCTCTATGCTGTTGACGTACTCTTCAACGTTGACGCGCTCGTCTGCCGTGTGCGAAGCGTGCGGGTCGCCGGGGCCGTACGTGACGACCGGTATCTTGAAGGTGTTGCCAAGGACGTTCATGTCGCCGGTTCCCGTCTTGCGCAGGAGCACCGGCCTTTTTTTGCGGACGTCCAGTATGCCAAGCGACAGCGCCCTGACAAGCGCCGAAGAATGGTCCGCCTCAAACGGATCAGTCCTGTCCTCTATCCTGTACGTAGCCTTGACGCCCTTTTCCTTTGCGACCCTTGTGATGACATTGTCGACTGTGTCAAGCACGTTCTGGCAGGTCGTTATCGTGGGTATGCGCATGTCTATGGTTATCTTGCACTTTTGCGGGGTCACGTTGTGGCTTGAGCCTCCGCTTATCTCTGTCAGCGTGCAGCTGATAGAGTTGGCCTTGGTGTCTGCCGTTCCGACTTTTTCAATCTCTGCCTTGATTGCCCGCCAAAAGTCGTGCATCTCTTCAATCGAGTTTCGCGCAAGCCACGGCGCGCTTGCGTGCGCGCTGTCTCCGACGTCGCACGTGAGGCGTATGGCAAGCCTGCCCTTGTACGCAATGGTGATGTTGTCAATCCCTGAAGGCTCGCCAAACATCGCATAGTCCAGCCCAATCTTGCTCTTGACCAGGTTTTTCACTCCTGTGGCGTTTCCCTCCTCGTCAACCACTCCTGCAAAAATCACGGTGCCGCTCTGCTTTGGAAACTGCGATGCGGCAAGGAGCATCGCTATCAGGGGCGCCTTTGCGTCTGACGCTCCCCTGCCGTAGAGGTAGCCGTCTTCAATCCGCACGGGCACCTGCCCTGGCACCGTGTCCATGTGGCCGCACAGCAGTATGCGTGGCTCGCCGGTGCCCTTTGAAGCGATGACGTTTCCGACGCTGTCAATGCTCACCTGCTCAAATCCAAGCTCGTTTGTGCACTTGTCCTTTATCATGTTGGCAAGTGCAGCTTCAGACCTTGAAGGCGTGTACAGCTCTAGCGCCTTTTGCAAAAGCTCGACAGCGTAGCTTGGTGACACCAATTCTGCTTGCTACCCTTTTTTGTTCAATGCAAGGGCGTAATCAACCATTTGGCCCGGAATGTCCACACCTGTCACGCGCACGGTGTTCTTGAACTCTGTCGTGTTGTTCACTTCGTGGACCATCAGTCCGTCGCTGTCGCTTTCCATCAGGTCGACTCCGACTATCTGGCCGCCTACTGCGCGTGTTGCTTTCATGCAAATGTCTTCAAGCTCCTTTGTCACCGGGCAGACCTCGGCGCGACCGCCAAGGGCCATGTTGGTCTTCCACTCGCCGTCGCCAGAGTAGCGGTAGATTGCCGCAACCACGTGGTCGCCAACCACGATTGCGCGAATGTCGCGGGGCGGGCGCTTGACAAACTCTTCAAAATAGTAGATGTGGTAAAGTGGGAACATGTGCTCCCTGTCTTCAATTACCGCCCGCGCCGCGTCCCTGTCGCGCAAAAGCCCTATCATCCTGCCCCAGCTTCCAACCGTCGGCTTTATCACCGCAGGATAGCCGAATTCTTCAAGCGCAGCCGCTGCAGATTCCTCTGAAAATGCAGCAATTGCCTTTGGCGTGTTGACCCCCGCCTTCTGGAATTCCATGTGGGCGAACAGCTTGTTGCCGGTGATGCTTGCGACCCTGAGCGGGTTTATCACGCTTGCGCCGAGGCCCTCAAGCGCGGCAGTTGCGTGCAGGCTCTTGAAATAAGACACTGACCGCTGGAGCACCGTCCTGCCGGCGTATTTCTTCTTGCTCTCCTCGTCAAGTCGGATCGTGAGGTTCTTGACGTCAATGTTCTCTGTCTCGACGCCCTTTTTCTTGGCCGCCTCGATCAGGGACTTTTCTTCCCAGCGTATCGTGTCGTACAGTATGGTAAGGGTATTGCTATTGCCGTTGCCTGCGCTCACTGACCCCAGTCCTCGCCGACAACCTGAGCTGGTTTTATGTCAAAGCCCCCTGACGCTGCCTTTACCAGCTCGTAGCTGGCGCCGCAGTCAGGGCACGTGACTATTTCGCCCTCTATCGAGTCGGCGGGAATCTTGATCTCTGCGTCGCATTCTGGACAGTTGACCATCTAGTTTACTACTCCTTCTGCCCTACTTTCATGGGCGCGTCATTAAGTATCTTTCTCTCAAGCCTGTCGTCCAGGTACAGCTCCAGTATGTCGCCCATGCGGAGCTCCTTTAAGCCCTTTGCCAGCTGCTCTGCCTCGTGCTTGCTGGTCTCAAGGCCAAGGAGCGACAGCAGGTATGCCGCGCCGTTCTTGCCTGCAAGCTCGCCAAAGACTATCTTGCGCCTGTTGCCGACCGCCTTTGGCTCCAGTATCTCGTACGCCGCAGGGTTGCGCAGGATTGCCGCAAGGTGCGTGCCGGCCTTGTGCTTGTACGCGCTGTCGCCGACAATGGGCTTTGACTCTGGTATCCCAAGGTCAACGTACTCTGACATTGTCCTTGACAGGTCCTTTGTCATGTGGAGGCGCAGGTCGCTGTTGGCCTTGTAGATGAGCGAAAGGGCGACCGCAGTCTCGGCAAGCGCCGGGATTCCTGTGCGCTCGCCAAAGCCGTCTATCGTGGTGTGTATCTGGTCTGCCCCCGCCTCGCAGCCGGCAAGCGCGTTTGCCAGAGCAAGCCCCACGTCATTGTGGCAGTGCACGTCGAGAGACGTCTTGGACCTGTCGATGTTGTCGTACACCATCTTTACCAGGCTGAACATGCCACGCGGGCGCATGATTCCAACCGTATCGGGTATGCTTATCCTTTCGATGCCGCGCCTGTTCATCTCCTTGCACATGTCGATGAGGAACTCTGGCTCGGTCCTGCTTGCGTCCTCCATCGTAAAGCGCGACTTTAGCCCGTGCGACTTGATGTAATCTGCCACCTCAAGGGCGCGTGTCTTGGCCTCTTCCCTGCTTATCTTTAGTTTTGCAGCAAGGTGGATGTCAGAGATGCCCATGTAGGTCGCAACCCACGTTGCTCCGCAGCCTATCGCAATGTCGACGTCCGATTTGATTGCGCGCACATGCGCGACAATGTCAGCGCGCAGGCCCTGCTTGATAATGGTCTTGGTTGCCTCGACGTGGTCCGGCGAGACGACGGGGCTTATCTCTATCTGGTCGACGCCAAAAGAGTCGAGCATCCATGCTATCTGGATCCTCTGCTTTGTGGTAAAGTTGACTCCCGGGTGCTGCTCGCCTTCGCGGAGCGTGCTGTCGAGAATCCTTATCCTGCGGCCCGAAGTTGCGGCATCCGGGCCTCCCATCCTGTTGTACATGTGCGCGTAGTAGTTCGGATCGTCTGATTTTAGCGACATTTCTGCTACCGTGTAACTATATTCGTAGTTGATATAAACCTTATCGCAACTAAAACAGCGAATTCCACACCTAGTTTTGAAGAAAATCGCTAATTGCGAGCTTGAAAACCACGAAAACCAGTCTCAAAAAGAGGATAAAGTGCGCTAACAGGCGTCCGGCTAGGCCTGTACGTACCTGGCGACGGTTTTCGCAAGAATGTCAAGGGAGTCCTTGACGTATTTCGTCCTTTTCTGCGTCCCTTCGCGGTAGCCTGCCAGCCTTGACTTTGCTGTCTTGATCATCTCGTCCTGCTCCTTCGGGTTGGGCGAGCCGGCAGACCTGCGGGACTCTATTGACTTTTCCGGCGTCATCTCTTTTACTATTTTTGCCAACTCGTCCGGCTTGATTCCATTTTGCTTGGCCTGCTCTAGCGCAAAAGAGATTTCCTTTGTTTCAAGAGCTGCAAGTGGGATGTCCTTTTCTGCCGCGCGTGAAACAAGCGCGCCAACGACTTTGTGCGCGCTGCGAAATGGGACACCTTTTGCTACAAGCTGCTCGGCAATGTCAAGGGAAATCGCGTAACTCTTGGCCGACGTGTCAAGCATCTTTTTCTTTTTCACTGTCAGCGTGCTTATCACACCGTTCGTCACCTTTACAGTGCTTGTCGCAGTGGCAGACGCCTCAAGCAGCTGCGGCTTGATGTCCTGCAAGTCGCGGCTGTATCCTGACGGCAGGCCCTTGACCATCCCAAGCATCGACGCAAGCCTGCCTGCGATTATGGCGGCCTTGGCTCTGGTCAGCTCTAGCGGGTCGGGGTTCTTTTTCTGCGGCATTGCGCTTGAAGTCGAGCTGTAGCGGTCGTCAAGCTCGACAAAGCCAAACTCTTGCGTTGACCATATTATGAGGTCTTCTGCCATCCTCGCAAGCGTGGAGGCAAGTATCGCGAGGGCCGCAACGTACTCTACAAACGAGTCGCGGGAAGTCGTGGCGTCAAGCGAATTGAGCATCAAGCCGTCAAAACCGAGGAGTGTCGCCGTGCGCTTGCGGTCGATGCCGATGCTTGTGCCTGCAATGGCACACGAGCCAAGCGGCGACTGGTTTATCCTGCCAAAAGTGTTGTAGATGCGCTCAAAGTCGCGGCAAAGCGCGTCCGCATAAGCAAGCATAACGTGGGAAAACGTGCCCAGCTGGCCCTGCTGCAAATGGGTGTACAGGGGCATTATTGCGTCCTTGTTCTTTTCTGCTTTTTTCACGAGGCTATCGATGAGGTCTGCAAGGGCTGTACAAAGTTCGTTAATGTCGTCGCGCACCTTCATCCTGATGTCAAGCACCACCTGGTCGTTTCGCGAGCGGGCGGTGTGCATCTTGCCACCGGCGTCGATTCCTGCCTGTTTTATCACAAACGCCTCCAATGCCTCGTGGATGTCCTCCGCGCCCTCTGTGTCAATGAGGCCGGGGTTCTTTTTTGCCGCCTCCAAGGCCGCGAGGATCTTTTTCAGCTCCTGACGGCTGATGATGCCAATTTCGTGGAGCATGACCGAGTGTGCCTCGCTTCCTACAATGTCGTAGTAGAGTATGGACTGGTCGTGCTTCGTCGACGAGAGGAACGCAAGCACGTCGTCGTCCATCCTGCCCTTTGGCCTTGAGCGGTACATGTGTAGGTGCATCGTTCCGCGCTTTATTTTAATACTTTGAATAAATCCTCTCGGTACAGGTCAGTTTTTCTGACCGTGCATCTTGAATGCATATTTTTCTATGTCTTTACTTGTGTCTTGCGCAAAAGAGCAAATACATCACAAAACTGCCTATTCAATCAACTATGCTTAGGCCTCAACAACTGTTGATAGTAACCATTAAATGAATTTTCAAAAGAAGAACAATCTCTTACAGAAATGCTGGCGCTGATCGTAAAGAACAAGAGAATAGTTCAGGGCACGGGGATGTCTTTTCTGGTGATAGGGACAACCATGCACGCCTTCAACGTCGCAAACCTGATGACTCCGACTCTGAGCCATACCTGGTCCGCAGTGGCCATTTCCGGGTTTGTCCTCACGGCAAGCAGCCAGATTGGCGGGAACCTTGTGAAAAAAGTCAGGCACATCAGGAAATCAAAGCCGGGCTCCCGCTCAAGCAACAACCATGATGATGTGGTTCTTCCATAACGCCCTGTCTACAACCAGCTAGCTGGCATACATCGGCTTGTTAACAGAAGCTAGCTTGAGCGCTTCTATACATTTTAGCAATCAGTTCTGCATGGAATCAGCGTTAGCACCACCAACGCGCCTAATAGAATACCCAAACGACCTCTCTGGATGCGACTCTGTCGAGATTGGAAGCAAGCGCCTGCTGTACATGTGCTCAAACAGCAATATCAGCAAGCACTTTGTGATTGTCCTTGGCTATTACGCAGGCCAGAAGGAAGACTTTGTCACAAAGGACCTGATAGAGCCGGTGGACGACTGGAGCAGGGCCGCAATAAAGGAAGTGCTGGCAAGGTCGCTTGCACAGGAATACGCCGACACACAGGTATTCTTTCTCTGATTTTTGTGTTAATGATTAAATACGGTAGTTTTCCATCTATTTAATAGAGAAAAATGAGTACCGACGCCAAGAGTGACGCTAATTCAGCCCCTCAGAAGGGCAATGATGACCTGCAGCAGACCCGCAGGAAGATTTTCGACGAGTTGACCAAGATAGTCGACCCTGAAATAGGAGTGTCGATAATGGAGCTGGAACTTGTCGACAAGGTCGACATCAACTCTGGCAAGGTTGCCATCGACTTGCATCTGACAAGCCCGTTCTGCCCTGCCGTGTTTGGCTTCAAGATAGCGCAGGACGTGCGGGACAATATCTACAAGCTATCCGGCATCAACGACGTGAAGGTGCAGGTGAGCAACCACTTTATGGCCGACGCCATAAACAAGCAGGTCAACGAGAGCAAGTACCCTGCAAAGCCGGCAGCCTGACGCTACTACCCTATCCTATTTGCAGCCTTCTAAAGAATACGTCAGCATGATCTGTATGCCAATCAGTCTCCCATACCAAATAGATTTCAGAGTTATTGTTGTCCTTCTCGACTATTATTCCGCGGGGTCCCTCTGACACTCCTCCAGAATCTCCGCTAATTTTGAATGGTCCTGCAGCTGATTCATCTCCTGTATTTTTGTGCCATGAAAGTACGTCTGCGTCCGGAAATCTAGGCTTTTGTTCATCTTCTGGATGTGCAATATGCTTGGCTTTCAAAGCATATAGTCCTCTATCCGAGGGAAGCAATAGGATGTAGGTTGCGAAGGAAGAAATTAGTCCTATATTCTTGCTATCCTCAAGTTTTGTCTGTTCATCAAAACTAATGCCTCCGTTACTGCTAGATCTAACAAAAACAGAACCGCTGTCACTTTCTTCGAACAGTTGGTGTATCTGCCGGGCGTCTTTTAGTGTTCCTTTTTTCATCATATCAAACAAGCCTTCCGCCAGGTTGTCCATGTTGACATATGCTAGATGCATGCTGTTGCCGTCGGCGAGACCGCAAATGAAGAATGCGATCTGATTGGGCCGTTGACGCCAACATGGATGGGATCGCTAAATGTTCTTCCTGCATCTATGCTTTTCACGAAAATCAGTGGCACATGGGGAGATGAAAATGGAGTCAGAAGTAACATCTTCTCTTCATCGCCATGACTCACTACCTCTAATAGAAGGTATAGAGAATCGTGCTGTTTAGCGGCTACTTTGGCTCTTGCGGAAATTATCTTGCTGCCTATGCCAGATACAGTTTTGCTCAGACCGGTTCTTTCCTGAAAAGTCTGGCCCTTGTCTGTGCTTGCAAAGATGCGGACTCTGGCATTGTCTGGATCTCTTCCTAAAGGGTTGACAATAACATATACATTCTCACCAATGGCGTGCAGCTCGGTTGGCGAAATTACGTACGGACCACCCTGACCGTCAATACTGGTGTCTAGAAGGCTGATTTTCTTTCCAAATGTCCTTCCACCATCGTTACTTGCCCTGAGAAATACTCTGATTGAAAATCTGTATTTTGGGGCTCTTTCAAGGCTCTTTCTCATTTTTTCTTCCATGTATTTGGCAGCTTTGTCAATCTCACCTTCGCCAAAAGAAATACTCGTTGAGGTTTCTTCATCTTGTGGTTCCAGACGCGCTATTTCCAATATTTTTTTCCTTGTGGTCGATTCGACCCACATTACATAGACGTTATTGTCATTTCCGGCAGCAATGTACGGAGTTACTGTATCGTACGTTTCAGAAGGCCGGCTGGGGCCAAAGTTCCTCAAATCATTACTGCCCTCGCTGCTACAAACTCCCGTCATTTCGTCGCTAACTATAATCGGTTCTTCAAATCTGTCACTGCTCTCTGAATTTCTTGTAAAGTAAACATCAAGTTTTTTCGGAGAGCTTTTGTCAACCCATGCCAAAAAGACCCTGTTTTCGTTCAAGGGTGAAAATGCTACCTGAGGGGGAAAGCTTCTGGGTTCCTTAAAGTCATGTAAAGTTATGACACCGCCAAAAGTCCTGCCATTATCTTTGCTTATCCTGTAGACAATGCTGGCGCTATTTTTCTGTCCTTTGATGTGTTCTACATTGCCATATATTCCCCTGGTCTTTTGCCATATTACATAGAGTGAGTTGCTCTTGTAGGAGAACGCCACAAAAGGCGATGTGGCGTAAAAGCTGCTATCATTGCTGATGCCGATAATTTCGCCAAAGTCCAACTAGGCAAGTACGCAAAGGCTACTTTTGAAGTCTTTGGCAGGCCTGCTATTGCTTGCTTCTGTCCTTCAGCTCGGCTTTCTTTTTCTCGTTGCTTGAAAAGCCAAGCAGGTGCCCGCGCAAGAGCTGTATGCCAAGCGCAGGGTCGACTCCCTTTGGGCAGACGGTGCTGCACGAGCCGGCAAAGTGGCACCTGAATATCCCGTGCCTATCGTCCACCTTGTCAAGGCGCTCCTTTGAGGCGTTGTCGCGGTTGTCTATGAAATAGCGGTATGCCTGCGCAAGCGCCTGCGGGCCGGGAAACCTAGTGTCTGTCGCCACCGTCGGGCAGGCAGAATAGCACAGTCCGCACTTGATGCAGTACGAGAACTGCAGGAACTTGTCCACGTCGTCTGGGCTCTGCATAAACTCTGACATCCTGTTTACCTGCTTCGTGTCCATGTCTGCTTCGTCGTTGTGGATGTAGGGCTGCATGTTCTTGTGGTGCGCAAAGAACTGCTCAAAGTCGGTGACAAGGTCGCGTATGTGCGGAAAGTTGGCAAGGGGCTCGACTGTTATCACGCCGCCTTCAAGCTCTGACACCTTGGTGTAGCAGGCAAGCCTTGGGATGCCGTTTATCTTCATGCCGCACGAGCCGCAGGAGGCCATCCTGCACGAGTAGCGGATGCCTATGCTGTGGTCCTGGTACTGCTTGGCGTACAAAAGTGCGTCAAGGACGGTTGTGGATCTTTGCACGGGCACCTCAAAGAGGTCGTACTTCGTGCGCTCGCCGGCGGCCCTGTTACCCCTGAGCACCTTTAACGTAATAGACGTCCTCTGGATCTCTCTGTGCTTGTGGTGTCCTTCTGCGCGCTTTTTGTCAAGGCGTTCGATTTTTTCTATTGTCTCCATTTATTGTCATCATCCTAGTGAAAACCCGTTTACCACAATTATGGTCCTGGTCCCGTACGCCACTATCCCAATCATCGCTGCTATCGTGACCGCAGTAACCATGCCTTCCCAGTTCTTGCTCTGCCTCATTTCAAGCAGGATGATTCGCAGGCCGTTAAAGCCGTGGATCGCTATCAACACCAGTATAGATTCCAAAAGCATGATGTACGGGACGTTGTGGTAGTTTGCTATCACGTTTGCGTACTCTAGGCTGAGCCCGTAGGGCATCACGAGGCGCATCATGATGTGCACTGCGACTACGAATATTGCGGCAATGCCCGTGATGTAGTGGATTTTCATTATCTCGCTTTCTTTGAGCAATTTTTATCATTCGCCTCCAAACAGCACCGATGCGCCGTACAGCATTGCCACTGCCGCCAGTATCAGCGCTATCCATATTCCGGATTTCTGCCTGTAGTTGAGCGACACTGCGTCGTATGGGTAGTCCGGCCTCCCCGGCTTGCCGAGGCCCTTGCCTCCGTGCGTGAATATCAGCCGTATCCCGTTAGCGGAATGGAAAGTGCTCATGCCTATTACAAGTATCAGTATCATGTGGCCAAGAGGAGTCTGTGTGAGGTCCAACA contains:
- a CDS encoding M20/M25/M40 family metallo-hydrolase; this encodes MSPSYAVELLQKALELYTPSRSEAALANMIKDKCTNELGFEQVSIDSVGNVIASKGTGEPRILLCGHMDTVPGQVPVRIEDGYLYGRGASDAKAPLIAMLLAASQFPKQSGTVIFAGVVDEEGNATGVKNLVKSKIGLDYAMFGEPSGIDNITIAYKGRLAIRLTCDVGDSAHASAPWLARNSIEEMHDFWRAIKAEIEKVGTADTKANSISCTLTEISGGSSHNVTPQKCKITIDMRIPTITTCQNVLDTVDNVITRVAKEKGVKATYRIEDRTDPFEADHSSALVRALSLGILDVRKKRPVLLRKTGTGDMNVLGNTFKIPVVTYGPGDPHASHTADERVNVEEYVNSIEVFSRALFHMSRIHHIRKQQNGDGKKGK
- the lysX gene encoding lysine biosynthesis protein LysX is translated as MSAGNGNSNTLTILYDTIRWEEKSLIEAAKKKGVETENIDVKNLTIRLDEESKKKYAGRTVLQRSVSYFKSLHATAALEGLGASVINPLRVASITGNKLFAHMEFQKAGVNTPKAIAAFSEESAAAALEEFGYPAVIKPTVGSWGRMIGLLRDRDAARAVIEDREHMFPLYHIYYFEEFVKRPPRDIRAIVVGDHVVAAIYRYSGDGEWKTNMALGGRAEVCPVTKELEDICMKATRAVGGQIVGVDLMESDSDGLMVHEVNNTTEFKNTVRVTGVDIPGQMVDYALALNKKG
- the lysW/argW gene encoding alpha-aminoadipate/glutamate carrier protein LysW; the protein is MVNCPECDAEIKIPADSIEGEIVTCPDCGASYELVKAASGGFDIKPAQVVGEDWGQ
- a CDS encoding LeuA family protein, producing the protein MSLKSDDPNYYAHMYNRMGGPDAATSGRRIRILDSTLREGEQHPGVNFTTKQRIQIAWMLDSFGVDQIEISPVVSPDHVEATKTIIKQGLRADIVAHVRAIKSDVDIAIGCGATWVATYMGISDIHLAAKLKISREEAKTRALEVADYIKSHGLKSRFTMEDASRTEPEFLIDMCKEMNRRGIERISIPDTVGIMRPRGMFSLVKMVYDNIDRSKTSLDVHCHNDVGLALANALAGCEAGADQIHTTIDGFGERTGIPALAETAVALSLIYKANSDLRLHMTKDLSRTMSEYVDLGIPESKPIVGDSAYKHKAGTHLAAILRNPAAYEILEPKAVGNRRKIVFGELAGKNGAAYLLSLLGLETSKHEAEQLAKGLKELRMGDILELYLDDRLERKILNDAPMKVGQKE
- the argH gene encoding argininosuccinate lyase; this encodes MYRSRPKGRMDDDVLAFLSSTKHDQSILYYDIVGSEAHSVMLHEIGIISRQELKKILAALEAAKKNPGLIDTEGAEDIHEALEAFVIKQAGIDAGGKMHTARSRNDQVVLDIRMKVRDDINELCTALADLIDSLVKKAEKNKDAIMPLYTHLQQGQLGTFSHVMLAYADALCRDFERIYNTFGRINQSPLGSCAIAGTSIGIDRKRTATLLGFDGLMLNSLDATTSRDSFVEYVAALAILASTLARMAEDLIIWSTQEFGFVELDDRYSSTSSAMPQKKNPDPLELTRAKAAIIAGRLASMLGMVKGLPSGYSRDLQDIKPQLLEASATATSTVKVTNGVISTLTVKKKKMLDTSAKSYAISLDIAEQLVAKGVPFRSAHKVVGALVSRAAEKDIPLAALETKEISFALEQAKQNGIKPDELAKIVKEMTPEKSIESRRSAGSPNPKEQDEMIKTAKSRLAGYREGTQKRTKYVKDSLDILAKTVARYVQA
- a CDS encoding metal-sulfur cluster assembly factor, with the translated sequence MSTDAKSDANSAPQKGNDDLQQTRRKIFDELTKIVDPEIGVSIMELELVDKVDINSGKVAIDLHLTSPFCPAVFGFKIAQDVRDNIYKLSGINDVKVQVSNHFMADAINKQVNESKYPAKPAA
- a CDS encoding succinate dehydrogenase/fumarate reductase iron-sulfur subunit: METIEKIERLDKKRAEGHHKHREIQRTSITLKVLRGNRAAGERTKYDLFEVPVQRSTTVLDALLYAKQYQDHSIGIRYSCRMASCGSCGMKINGIPRLACYTKVSELEGGVITVEPLANFPHIRDLVTDFEQFFAHHKNMQPYIHNDEADMDTKQVNRMSEFMQSPDDVDKFLQFSYCIKCGLCYSACPTVATDTRFPGPQALAQAYRYFIDNRDNASKERLDKVDDRHGIFRCHFAGSCSTVCPKGVDPALGIQLLRGHLLGFSSNEKKKAELKDRSKQ
- a CDS encoding succinate dehydrogenase, yielding MKIHYITGIAAIFVVAVHIMMRLVMPYGLSLEYANVIANYHNVPYIMLLESILVLIAIHGFNGLRIILLEMRQSKNWEGMVTAVTIAAMIGIVAYGTRTIIVVNGFSLG
- a CDS encoding succinate dehydrogenase; the protein is METSSSPADRDNREGIAGWLNPSRYGWERVSYWLQRLTGVGLLAYFIGHIYETSNLTGGIDAWNAMLDLTQTPLGHMILILVIGMSTFHSANGIRLIFTHGGKGLGKPGRPDYPYDAVSLNYRQKSGIWIALILAAVAMLYGASVLFGGE